The following coding sequences are from one Humulus lupulus chromosome X, drHumLupu1.1, whole genome shotgun sequence window:
- the LOC133803715 gene encoding probable inorganic phosphate transporter 1-9, translated as MALKVLSALDTARTQWYHFKAIIIAGMGLFTDAYDLFCIPPIMRLLGRIYYQNPKHPNDPRFQVPPAIVSIMVGMSLLGTVMGQLVFGRLGDLIGRRRVYGMSLLLMVLSAIGCGFSICTKRGCVLASLGFFRFLLGVGIGGDYPLSATIMSEFANKKTRGSFIAAVFSMQGIGILASSMVTMIVCKIFEALSSGGSSSDVTKMATPEEADIAWRIIVMIGAIPAAMTYYWRMMMPETARYTALVEQNVVQAAKDMEKVLDVSMSQITEDGPVPNNPTQLYPLFSKRFFRRHGRDLFACSAAWFLVDIVFYSNNLFQSHIYDSYLKPVNQVSAFRDAFDVAKLQAIVAICSTIPGYWFTVYFIDRIGRVRIQLMGFLVMAVVYISIGIPYYSFWDNHDHRTGFMVLYGLTFFFANFGPNTTTFIVPAELFPARFRSTCHGISGASGKVGAIVGLGFLWASHNREEEGYPRGIGMIASMVIMGGVCLVGMVVTYFFTVETKGRSLEENENDIDEGDYNKGRCFVRFFKCDFGHTTTTTTYNPQPQSST; from the exons atggcgtTGAAAGTACTGTCGGCGCTTGACACGGCACGAACACAATGGTACCACTTCAAGGCCATAATCATAGCAGGCATGGGGCTCTTCACAGACGCCTACGACCTCTTCTGCATACCACCAATCATGAGACTCCTCGGCCGAATCTATTACCAGAACCCCAAACACCCCAATGACCCCAGATTCCAAGTCCCGCCGGCCATCGTTTCCATCATGGTGGGCATGTCCCTTCTCGGCACCGTCATGGGCCAGCTCGTCTTCGGCCGCCTCGGCGATCTCATAGGCAGGCGCCGGGTCTACGGCATGTCGCTCTTGCTGATGGTGCTCAGCGCCATAGGCTGCGGCTTCTCCATTTGCACCAAGAGGGGCTGCGTTCTCGCAAGCCTGGGGTTCTTCCGGTTCCTCCTCGGCGTGGGGATCGGCGGAGACTATCCGTTATCGGCCACCATCATGTCCGAGTTCGCTAACAAGAAGACACGTGGCTCGTTTATAGCGGCTGTGTTTTCGATGCAGGGTATTGGGATTCTTGCCAGCTCCATGGTGACCATGATCGTTTGCAAGATATTCGAGGCGTTGTCGAGTGGTGGTAGTAGCAGTGATGTGACGAAGATGGCTACGCCGGAGGAGGCTGATATTGCTTGGAGAATCATAGTCATGATTGGTGCCATCCCCGCTGCCATGACCTATTATTGGCGTATGATGATGCCTGAAACTGCCAG ATATACAGCTCTGGTGGAGCAAAATGTGGTACAAGCAGCCAAGGACATGGAGAAAGTGTTAGATGTTTCGATGAGCCAAATCACAGAAGACGGACCAGTCCCGAACAACCCAACACAGCTCTACCCTCTCTTCTCCAAAAGATTCTTCCGCCGCCATGGACGCGACCTCTTCGCCTGCTCCGCCGCCTGGTTCCTCGTCGACATCGTCTTCTACAGCAACAACCTCTTCCAGTCCCACATATACGACAGCTATCTCAAACCGGTCAACCAAGTCAGCGCCTTCAGAGACGCATTCGACGTGGCCAAACTCCAAGCCATCGTAGCCATCTGCTCCACCATCCCAGGCTACTGGTTCACAGTCTACTTCATCGACCGAATCGGAAGAGTCAGGATCCAACTCATGGGGTTTCTCGTCATGGCCGTCGTCTACATCTCCATCGGAATACCTTACTACAGCTTCTGGGACAACCACGACCACCGTACGGGATTCATGGTGTTGTACGGTCTGACCTTCTTCTTCGCCAACTTCGGCCCCAACACCACCACTTTCATAGTGCCGGCCGAGCTTTTCCCGGCGAGGTTCAGGTCCACGTGTCATGGAATATCTGGGGCTTCCGGGAAGGTGGGGGCCATAGTTGGGTTAGGGTTCTTGTGGGCTTCACATAACAGAGAGGAGGAGGGATACCCTAGAGGAATCGGAATGATTGCGTCGATGGTGATTATGGGAGGAGTGTGCTTGGTGGGAATGGTGGTGACTTATTTTTTCACGGTGGAAACCAAGGGGAGATCGTTAGAAGAGAATGAGAATGATATTGATGAAGGTGATTATAATAAGGGAAGGTGTTTTGTGAGATTTTTCAAGTGTGATTTTGGgcacactactactactactacgtaTAACCCTCAACCTCAATCATcaacttaa